From the genome of Ignavibacteriales bacterium, one region includes:
- a CDS encoding aconitate hydratase: MTANIDMIKKVYAGFNDKIKQARKVVGRPMTYAEKILYAHLWENATEPLQRGKDFADFAPDRVAMQDATAQMALLQFMHAGRKSAAVPATAHADHLIVAQSGSEEDLARAIDENREVYDFLESICQKYGVGFWKPGAGIIHQVILENYAFPGGMMIGSDSHTPNAGGLGMIAIGVGGADVVDVMAGMPWELKWPKLIGIKLTGKLSGWVSPKDVILKVAGILTVKGGTGAIVEYFGEGANSISCTGKATICNMGAEIGATTSLFAFDEKMAAYLEKTDRADVANLARKNADLLRADNEVYAEPEKYFDELIEINLSELEMHINGPFTPDLAHPISKMKEAVIENNYPDKISVALIGSCTNSSYEDIDRSANIARQALSKGLKAKSEFKITPGSEQVRATIERDGQLQTLTEFGGQVLANACGPCIGMWKRMDIKTGDRNTIVNSFNRNFAKRNDNNPDTLSFVASPELVTALAISGSLSFNPETDYLVNENGEQVKLDSPFGDELPSRGFERDTKGFLAPTPNGFKTEVKINSESSRLQFLEPFKPWDGKDFIDLPLLLKAKGKCTTDHISPAGAWLKYRGHLDNISKNMFLGAINAYTGNPGEAKNQFTGEYKQVHEVARDYKAQDIGWIVVGDENYGEGSSREHAAMEPRFLGGKAIITKSFARIHETNLKKQGMLPLTFTNPSDYDRIQEGDKLSIVDLNEFAPEKQLTMIIKHNDGFQEVILLNHSFNAGQIAWFKAGSALNLIASSFQRSAVKKKKVVNKKVKKETRKEVKIVSKKTTPKKVVVKKVKPAVKKKTAKAVVKKIVNSKKLLAKKIVKKAVKKTPIKKVGKKLVKKIVRKKK; this comes from the coding sequence ATGACCGCAAATATTGATATGATCAAAAAAGTTTATGCTGGATTTAATGATAAAATTAAACAAGCGCGAAAAGTTGTTGGAAGACCAATGACTTACGCAGAAAAAATTCTATATGCACACCTTTGGGAGAATGCAACAGAACCGCTACAACGCGGAAAAGATTTTGCGGATTTTGCACCAGATCGTGTAGCGATGCAAGATGCAACTGCCCAAATGGCGCTGCTTCAATTTATGCATGCAGGTAGAAAATCTGCAGCTGTTCCGGCAACCGCTCATGCCGATCACTTGATTGTTGCTCAAAGCGGTTCTGAGGAAGATCTTGCACGTGCAATTGATGAGAACCGTGAAGTTTATGATTTTCTTGAAAGCATCTGTCAAAAATATGGAGTTGGATTCTGGAAGCCCGGTGCCGGAATAATTCATCAAGTGATTTTAGAAAACTACGCATTCCCCGGCGGGATGATGATCGGTTCGGATTCTCATACACCCAATGCCGGCGGACTTGGTATGATAGCAATCGGAGTCGGCGGAGCGGATGTTGTAGATGTTATGGCAGGTATGCCGTGGGAATTGAAATGGCCGAAACTTATAGGTATAAAATTAACCGGTAAACTTTCCGGATGGGTTTCTCCTAAAGATGTAATTTTGAAAGTTGCTGGCATCTTAACAGTTAAAGGCGGAACCGGAGCCATCGTTGAATATTTTGGTGAAGGGGCAAATTCAATTTCTTGTACCGGCAAAGCAACAATTTGCAATATGGGCGCAGAAATCGGCGCGACTACATCCTTATTTGCGTTCGATGAAAAAATGGCGGCTTATTTAGAAAAAACAGACCGTGCAGACGTTGCAAATCTTGCAAGAAAAAATGCTGATCTTTTAAGAGCCGATAATGAAGTTTATGCTGAACCGGAAAAATATTTTGATGAACTGATTGAAATAAATCTCAGCGAACTTGAAATGCATATCAACGGTCCATTCACACCGGATCTTGCTCATCCAATTTCAAAAATGAAAGAAGCAGTTATAGAAAATAATTATCCGGATAAAATCAGTGTTGCATTAATTGGTAGCTGTACAAATTCCAGTTACGAAGATATTGACCGCTCAGCCAACATCGCGCGTCAAGCTCTTTCAAAAGGATTAAAAGCAAAATCTGAATTCAAAATTACTCCCGGTTCCGAACAAGTTCGAGCAACCATTGAACGCGATGGTCAACTGCAAACGCTTACAGAGTTCGGAGGGCAAGTATTAGCCAACGCATGCGGTCCATGTATTGGAATGTGGAAAAGAATGGATATTAAAACCGGCGATAGAAATACAATTGTTAATTCATTCAATAGAAATTTTGCAAAGAGAAACGATAACAATCCGGATACTCTTTCTTTTGTTGCAAGTCCGGAATTGGTGACGGCGCTTGCTATTTCAGGAAGCCTTTCATTCAATCCGGAAACAGATTATTTGGTAAATGAAAACGGTGAACAGGTAAAACTTGATTCACCATTCGGCGATGAACTTCCAAGCAGAGGATTTGAGAGAGACACAAAAGGATTTCTCGCACCAACACCTAACGGATTCAAAACTGAAGTGAAGATAAATTCTGAAAGCAGCCGTTTACAATTCTTGGAACCATTCAAACCGTGGGACGGAAAGGATTTTATTGATCTTCCTCTCCTGCTGAAAGCCAAAGGCAAATGTACAACGGATCATATTTCTCCTGCTGGTGCATGGTTAAAATACCGCGGTCATCTTGATAATATTTCTAAGAATATGTTCCTTGGCGCTATCAATGCTTACACTGGGAATCCGGGAGAAGCCAAAAACCAATTTACCGGCGAGTACAAACAAGTACATGAAGTAGCGCGCGATTATAAAGCTCAAGACATCGGTTGGATTGTTGTTGGCGATGAAAATTACGGCGAAGGTTCATCACGTGAACATGCCGCAATGGAACCACGCTTCCTCGGCGGCAAGGCTATCATAACCAAAAGTTTTGCACGTATTCACGAAACTAACTTGAAGAAACAAGGTATGCTTCCATTAACGTTTACAAATCCCTCTGATTATGATAGGATTCAGGAAGGTGATAAACTTAGTATTGTTGACTTAAATGAATTTGCACCTGAGAAGCAACTTACTATGATCATCAAGCACAATGATGGTTTTCAAGAAGTAATATTACTTAACCATTCATTCAACGCCGGTCAAATCGCATGGTTCAAAGCAGGAAGTGCGCTGAATTTAATTGCCAGCAGCTTTCAGCGGTCAGCAGTCAAGAAGAAAAAAGTTGTGAACAAAAAAGTAAAGAAGGAAACAAGAAAAGAAGTAAAAATTGTTTCGAAGAAAACTACACCCAAGAAAGTCGTTGTGAAAAAAGTCAAACCGGCAGTTAAGAAGAAAACTGCTAAAGCGGTTGTGAAGAAGATTGTGAATAGTAAAAAATTATTAGCGAAGAAGATTGTTAAAAAAGCTGTAAAGAAAACTCCGATTAAAAAAGTTGGCAAGAAATTAGTAAAGAAGATTGTTCGAAAGAAAAAATAA